A window of the Miscanthus floridulus cultivar M001 chromosome 14, ASM1932011v1, whole genome shotgun sequence genome harbors these coding sequences:
- the LOC136506057 gene encoding pentatricopeptide repeat-containing protein At3g02330, mitochondrial-like — protein sequence MTATGHVTRSLSPGFPGRPPPAQAGFLVTATFSHLYQLCASAGRSALATGQAAHARMLVSGFVPTTFVSNCLLQMYARCGGTAYARGVFDAMPHRDTVSWNTMLTAYAHAGDTGTAASLFGAMPDPDVVSWNTLLSGYCQRSMFRNSVGLSIEMARHGVAPDRTTLAVLLKACGGLDDLALGVQIHALAVKTGLEMDVRTGSALVDMYGKCRSLEDALHFFHGMGERNSVSWGAAIAGCVQNEQYTRGLELFVQMQRLGLGVSQPAYASAFRSCAAMPCLSTARQLHAHAIKNKFSSDRVVGTAIVDVYAKADSLVDARRAFFGLPNHTVETCNAMMVGLVRTGLGAEAMQLFQFMTRSGIGFDVVSLSGVFSACAEVKGYFQGLQVHCLAIKSGFDVDVCVRNAILDLYGKCKALVEAYLVFQEMEQRDSVSWNAIIAALEQNECYEDTIAHLNEMLRSGMEPDDFTYGSVLKACAGLQSLEYGLVVHGKAIKSGLGLDAFVSSTVVDMYCKCGMITEAQKLHGRIGGQELVSWNSIISGFSLNKQSEEAQKFFSEMLDMGVKPDHFTYATVLDTCANLATIELGKQIHGQIIKQEMLGDEYISSTLVDMYAKCGNMPDSLLMFEKAQKLDFVSWNAMICGYALHGQGFEALEMFERMQKANVVPNHATFVAVLRACSHVGLLDDGCRYFHLMTSHYKLEPQLEHFACMVDILGCSKGPQEALKFIRSMPLEADAVIWKTLLSICKIRQDVEVAETAASNVLRLDPDDSSVYILLSNVYAESGKWVDVSRTRRLMRQGRLKKEPGCSWIEVQSEMHGFLAGDKVHPRSREVYEMLNNLIGEMKLSGYEVSSALFAEVDEEGSTSEQDDFIGVVGD from the coding sequence ATGACCGCCACCGGCCACGTCACACGCTCCCTGAGCCCAGGATTCCCCGGCCGCCCTCCGCCCGCTCAGGCGGGGTTCCTCGTCACCGCCACCTTCTCCCACCTCTACCAGCTATGCGCCAGCGCCGGGCGCTCGGCCCTAGCCACGGGCCAGGCTGCGCACGCGCGGATGCTTGTGTCCGGGTTCGTGCCCACCACGTTTGTTTCCAACTGCCTCCTCCAGATGTATGCCCGGTGTGGGGGCACCGCCTACGCCCGCGGGGTGTTCGACGCGATGCCCCACCGGGACACGGTCTCGTGGAACACCATGCTGACGGCGTACGCTCACGCGGGTGACACCGGCACGGCCGCGTCCCTCTTCGGCGCGATGCCGGACCCAGACGTCGTGTCCTGGAACACGCTGCTCTCGGGCTACTGCCAGCGCAGCATGTTCCGGAACTCGGTGGGCCTGTCTATTGAGATGGCTCGCCATGGTGTCGCTCCTGACAGGACGACACTTGCTGTCCTGCTCAAGGCATGTGGTGGCTTGGATGACCTGGCGCTCGGTGTTCAGATCCATGCGCTGGCAGTGAAGACAGGGCTGGAGATGGATGTCCGAACCGGTAGCGCTCTCGTCGACATGTATGGCAAGTGCAGGAGTTTGGAAGACGCGCTGCACTTCTTTCATGGAATGGGTGAGAGGAATTCGGTCTCATGGGGTGCGGCGATCGCTGGATGTGTTCAGAATGAGCAGTACACGCGGGGGCTGGAGCTGTTTGTGCAGATGCAGAGGTTGGGACTTGGGGTCAGCCAGCCGGCTTATGCCAGTGCCTTTAGATCCTGTGCAGCAATGCCATGTCTGAGCACTGCTAGGCAGTTGCATGCGCATGCCATAAAGAATAAGTTTAGTTCTGACCGTGTTGTTGGGACAGCAATCGTGGACGTGTATGCGAAGGCTGATAGCTTGGTTGATGCTAGAAGGGCATTCTTTGGTTTGCCTAACCATACTGTGGAGACATGCAATGCCATGATGGTAGGGCTTGTGCGCACAGGGCTAGGAGCTGAGGCCATGCAACTGTTTCAATTCATGACCAGGTCTGGTATTGGTTTTGATGTAGTTAGCTTATCAGGTGTTTTCAGTGCTTGTGCTGAGGTTAAGGGCTACTTTCAAGGGTTACAAGTCCATTGCTTAGCGATTAAATCAGGTTTTGATGTGGATGTTTGTGTCAGAAATGCAATTCTGGATCTATATGGGAAGTGCAAAGCATTAGTAGAAGCGTACCTTGTATTCCAGGAGATGGAGCAAAGAGATTCGGTGTCTTGGAACGCTATTATTGCAGCTCTCGAGCAAAATGAGTGTTATGAGGATACTATAGCTCATCTAAATGAAATGCTGCGCTCTGGTATGGAACCTGATGATTTCACGTACGGTAGTGTTCTTAAGGCTTGTGCAGGTCTACAATCTTTGGAATATGGGTTGGTGGTTCATGGCAAAGCTATCAAGTCTGGACTTGGTTTAGATGCTTTTGTTTCAAGCACTGTTGTTGACATGTACTGCAAATGTGGCATGATCACAGAGGCTCAGAAACTTCATGGCAGAATTGGGGGGCAAGAACTTGTTTCATGGAACTCTATCATATCAGGTTTTTCACTCAACAAACAGAGTGAAGAAGCACAAAAATTCTTCTCGGAGATGCTAGATATGGGTGTAAAGCCTGACCATTTTACTTATGCCACTGTTCTTGATACTTGTGCTAATCTGGCTACCATTGAGTTAGGGAAACAGATCCATGGTCAGATTATCAAACAGGAAATGCTTGGAGACGAATATATCTCTAGCACTCTTGTAGACATGTATGCCAAGTGTGGGAACATGCCAGACTCACTGCTAATGTTCGAGAAGGCGCAGAAACTGGATTTTGTATCATGGAACGCTATGATATGTGGCTATGCGCTCCATGGCCAGGGATTTGAAGCCCTAGAGATGTTTGAGAGGATGCAGAAAGCAAATGTTGTGCCAAACCATGCAACTTTTGTTGCAGTTCTGCGGGCATGCAGCCATGTTGGTCTGCTAGATGATGGATGCCGGTATTTCCATCTGATGACTAGCCACTACAAATTGGAACCTCAACTGGAACATTTTGCTTGCATGGTGGATATACTAGGATGCTCAAAGGGCCCACAGGAAGCCCTAAAATTTATCAGAAGCATGCCTCTTGAAGCAGATGCTGTCATATGGAAGACTCTGCTAAGCATTTGCAAGATTCGTCAAGATGTTGAAGTGGCTGAAACTGCTGCTAGCAATGTTCTACGGCTAGATCCAGATGATTCATCAGTTTACATTCTTCTCTCTAATGTATACGCTGAATCAGGGAAATGGGTTGATGTTTCAAGGACTAGAAGGCTAATGAGGCAGGGACGGCTGAAAAAGGAACCTGGTTGTAGCTGGATTGAGGTGCAATCCGAGATGCATGGTTTCCTTGCTGGCGATAAGGTCCATCCCAGATCAAGGGAGGTGTATGAGATGTTAAATAATTTGATTGGTGAGATGAAACTCTCTGGGTATGAGGTTTCATCAGCACTGTTTGCTGAGGTTGATGAAGAGGGGAGCACATCTGAGCAAGATGACTTCATTGGAGTCGTTGGTGATTAA